Proteins encoded within one genomic window of Sphingomonas sp. G-3-2-10:
- a CDS encoding NAD(P)-dependent oxidoreductase, with protein sequence MPNVAGGRYGYEMLTILITGAAGTLGQLLHAHLAQAGDITLRLLDRKQSDGPIETFDLTDAAGEWSPLLAGADAVIHLAANPDPRSGWADLAGPNIDAVLNLYRLAAQHRVPHVILASSIWAAAGRRHDGGPIDAMVRDPGDNPYGATKLFAERIAHAHWRSDGIATTILRIGAYSPTGSTGGLRKGWDMEARLSPHDLCAGMDRAIRAPAQGVRMLNLISRNDHARFTLDEAQATIGYVPRDHFAAPPATAPLRRLLARLRRR encoded by the coding sequence ATGCCGAACGTGGCGGGCGGACGATACGGATATGAGATGCTGACCATCCTGATCACGGGCGCAGCGGGCACACTGGGCCAGCTTCTCCATGCCCACCTCGCGCAGGCGGGCGATATCACCCTTCGCCTCCTCGACCGGAAGCAAAGCGACGGCCCGATCGAAACCTTCGACCTGACGGATGCCGCTGGCGAATGGTCCCCGCTTCTGGCCGGAGCGGATGCGGTGATCCATCTCGCCGCCAATCCCGATCCCCGCTCCGGCTGGGCCGATCTGGCCGGGCCGAATATCGACGCCGTGCTCAACCTATACCGCCTGGCGGCGCAACATCGGGTCCCGCACGTCATCCTCGCCAGCTCGATCTGGGCAGCCGCAGGGCGCCGCCACGACGGCGGGCCGATCGACGCGATGGTCCGCGATCCCGGCGACAACCCCTATGGCGCGACCAAGCTCTTCGCCGAACGGATCGCCCACGCCCATTGGCGGTCCGACGGGATCGCAACCACGATCCTCAGGATAGGGGCATACTCGCCCACGGGGTCGACCGGAGGTCTGCGGAAAGGTTGGGATATGGAAGCACGCCTCTCGCCACACGACCTGTGCGCAGGGATGGATAGGGCGATCCGCGCCCCGGCGCAGGGTGTAAGGATGCTCAACCTGATCTCCCGCAACGACCATGCGCGCTTCACGCTGGACGAGGCCCAAGCCACGATCGGCTATGTGCCGCGCGATCACTTCGCCGCGCCACCGGCGACGGCCCCGCTGCGCCGCCTCCTCGCCCGGCTCAGGCGTCGCTGA
- a CDS encoding ATP-binding cassette domain-containing protein: MISGETLRQLRSFVDARFFAALLLRIVPIVALDLIALLLIRLFFLRVYVEAGGEAPASAVMHGSAFVAGGVLIAFLAFRLAAGFLVSRSVFALVLDQQQRLVTRLFGNYLGQPYRAQREASRSEQRQTLFIASTALVQQMLLPLVHLIVDGSVALAILIVLIVKEPVATLVLVVWLGLLLAVQAVASAPASRRAGAARWDALNRMRMIADAALGDPRLTKLSASEDALTWRFREQTDRHGRAVAAENALLNLPAYARELVLVSAVCVLIGVLALEDRGGYALIGALALFAAASVRLLPALQRSVVFVQKLGTHASDLAKTHADREIEREQLDAGGSAGTPLIRESIRLRGVTFGYVPDSPLIENADLTIARGERVLITGPSGTGKSTLILLACGLVLPDRGAVEIDGDADHLLARIRRGRVALVPHDPFVGNLSILENIAFPGEADAIDRERAAALLEALKLNLSLDDPAGEHGARLSGGERQRVALARAIYRQPELLILDEATSQLDVATETAVFRCVTESCAGATILAISHRPPPSGLFDRRLVLANGRLEAISDA; this comes from the coding sequence ATGATCAGCGGGGAGACGCTCAGGCAACTCCGTTCGTTCGTCGATGCGCGGTTCTTCGCGGCGCTGCTGCTCAGGATCGTGCCGATCGTCGCGCTCGATCTGATCGCGCTGCTGCTGATCCGGCTGTTCTTCCTGCGCGTCTATGTCGAGGCGGGCGGGGAAGCTCCCGCCTCGGCCGTGATGCACGGCTCCGCGTTCGTCGCGGGTGGCGTCCTGATCGCCTTCCTCGCATTCCGGCTGGCCGCGGGTTTTCTGGTGAGTCGCAGCGTGTTCGCGCTGGTCCTCGATCAGCAGCAGCGGCTGGTGACCCGGCTGTTCGGCAATTATCTCGGCCAGCCCTATCGCGCCCAGCGCGAGGCCAGCCGGTCTGAGCAGCGCCAGACGCTGTTCATCGCTTCCACCGCTCTGGTGCAGCAGATGCTGCTCCCGCTGGTCCATCTGATCGTCGACGGATCGGTCGCGCTGGCGATCCTGATCGTGCTGATCGTGAAGGAGCCGGTGGCGACGCTGGTACTGGTCGTCTGGCTCGGCCTGTTGCTGGCGGTGCAGGCCGTCGCGAGCGCACCGGCAAGCCGGCGGGCAGGGGCTGCGCGATGGGACGCGCTCAACCGGATGCGGATGATCGCCGACGCCGCGCTGGGCGATCCGCGCCTGACGAAATTGTCGGCAAGCGAAGATGCGCTGACCTGGCGCTTCCGCGAGCAGACTGATCGTCACGGACGGGCCGTCGCGGCGGAGAACGCCCTGCTCAATCTGCCGGCCTACGCGCGGGAGCTGGTGCTGGTTTCGGCGGTGTGCGTTTTGATCGGCGTACTCGCGCTGGAGGATCGCGGCGGGTATGCGCTGATCGGTGCGCTGGCGCTGTTTGCCGCGGCGTCCGTGCGGCTGCTGCCTGCGCTCCAGCGATCGGTGGTCTTCGTTCAGAAGCTCGGCACCCATGCGTCTGATCTGGCGAAGACCCATGCCGATCGCGAAATCGAGCGGGAGCAGCTCGACGCGGGCGGCAGCGCGGGGACGCCGTTGATCCGCGAAAGCATCCGGTTGCGCGGGGTGACGTTCGGCTATGTGCCGGACTCGCCCCTGATCGAGAATGCCGATCTCACGATTGCGCGGGGCGAGCGGGTGCTGATCACCGGGCCGTCGGGCACGGGGAAGTCGACGCTCATCCTGCTTGCGTGCGGGCTGGTGCTGCCGGATCGCGGCGCGGTGGAGATTGACGGTGACGCCGATCATCTTCTCGCGCGCATCCGGCGCGGCCGCGTGGCGCTGGTGCCGCATGATCCGTTCGTCGGGAATCTCTCGATCCTCGAGAATATCGCCTTTCCCGGTGAAGCCGACGCGATCGATCGCGAGCGTGCGGCGGCACTGCTCGAAGCACTGAAGCTCAACTTGTCGCTCGACGATCCGGCGGGCGAACATGGCGCGCGGCTTTCGGGCGGGGAGCGGCAGCGGGTTGCGCTGGCCCGCGCGATCTACCGCCAGCCCGAATTGCTGATTCTCGATGAAGCAACCTCGCAGCTCGATGTCGCGACCGAGACGGCCGTATTCCGCTGTGTGACGGAGTCGTGCGCCGGCGCCACGATCCTCGCCATCTCGCATCGCCCGCCGCCCTCCGGCCTGTTCGACCGTCGGCTCGTGCTGGCGAATGGCCGGCTGGAAGCGATCAGCGACGCCTGA
- a CDS encoding nucleotidyltransferase family protein: MNVATGYLWPTDDQMLLLRAALTDGPAAREAYDRWCDAVDLSGPVDPGSLGLLPLVHRNIAGDGTEIRHAGLVAGVRRRGFVESHRAIAAAAQAVAALASAGIPVMVIKGVPLALDYYDEPGLRPMSDADLLVPSDRAAPALGALEAAGWRPANGFDARRRRHLLLSHAIELSKGNGADVDLHWQPGHEDMPPDAERRLWDRALPIVVSGVEALRPDPTAMLMQVLLHGLRRNFKAPLRWIPDAATILRRDAERIDWDWLMSVSREGRTFYRLSLALRFLAEHFAVDVPALVMVEAMAARPSFVERLENRFILETRAGAVSTNSYKAAILLRMLMGKRRAAVPDLLWREVLRHVGSARG, translated from the coding sequence ATGAACGTCGCGACCGGATATCTCTGGCCGACCGATGACCAGATGCTGCTGTTGCGCGCGGCGCTGACCGATGGCCCGGCGGCGCGCGAGGCCTATGATCGCTGGTGCGACGCAGTCGATCTCTCCGGGCCGGTCGATCCCGGCAGCCTTGGCCTGTTGCCGCTGGTTCATCGCAATATCGCGGGCGACGGAACGGAAATCCGTCACGCGGGCCTTGTCGCCGGCGTGCGTCGGCGCGGGTTCGTCGAGAGCCACCGGGCGATCGCGGCGGCCGCGCAAGCCGTGGCCGCGCTGGCTTCGGCAGGCATCCCGGTCATGGTGATCAAGGGCGTGCCGCTGGCGCTCGACTATTATGACGAGCCGGGCCTGCGCCCGATGAGCGATGCCGACCTTCTGGTGCCGTCGGATCGCGCGGCTCCGGCACTCGGTGCGCTCGAAGCGGCGGGGTGGCGCCCGGCGAACGGCTTCGATGCAAGGCGACGGCGGCACCTGCTCCTGTCCCACGCCATCGAACTCAGCAAAGGCAATGGCGCGGACGTCGATCTTCACTGGCAGCCGGGTCACGAGGACATGCCGCCCGATGCCGAGCGCCGCCTGTGGGATCGCGCGCTGCCGATCGTGGTTTCGGGCGTCGAGGCGCTGCGGCCCGATCCCACCGCGATGCTGATGCAGGTCCTGCTCCACGGCCTGCGCCGCAACTTCAAGGCGCCGCTGCGCTGGATCCCTGACGCCGCGACGATCCTGCGCCGGGATGCGGAGCGGATCGACTGGGACTGGCTGATGTCGGTCAGCCGGGAGGGGCGGACCTTCTACCGGCTGAGCCTCGCGCTGCGGTTTCTCGCCGAGCATTTCGCGGTCGATGTCCCGGCCCTGGTGATGGTGGAAGCGATGGCTGCGCGGCCCAGTTTCGTCGAGCGGCTGGAGAACCGCTTCATTCTGGAAACGCGCGCGGGGGCGGTCTCGACGAACAGCTACAAGGCCGCCATCCTGCTGCGGATGCTGATGGGGAAGCGACGCGCGGCCGTTCCGGATCTGCTCTGGCGAGAGGTGCTGCGGCATGTCGGTTCCGCCAGAGGCTGA
- a CDS encoding glycosyltransferase family 4 protein, whose protein sequence is MERNPRIRPRILHVIEQLAPGGAATALVETARHLAAGGQQHRVLSLVRPVAAASDYAARAGLAVVDGGEIAADDTIDRLIAEADIVWVHAWTSPVLDAFLRRPHPPARWLIWLHVAGDSAPHMLTPSLAAFPDLLVASSPYTATRPVFANAPAQTAIVLASGDLGGFSEARVTPPGPDFRIGYIGTLDAAKMHPDFVTLSRAANLPPARFDIYGRGADGARLRAEIDASRDLRFGLRGWATDVPAALATMDAFGYPLARNSHATAELVLQEAMAAGVPPVILDHGAAVHLVDHERTGLIARDEADYPRCLERLAADPALRRRLGEAARHHALSCFGAVRAARAFEPLVASLLARPRQARVWPDRADTGADRFLAALGTAAEVFAASRNGENDAADAAIVTVSPALASATSGGILHWRRCYPDDPWLRFWSGLVHRGQGRMVPALGELMRARALGIAAPGLDRHIAECVEATTRTSQGA, encoded by the coding sequence ATGGAACGCAATCCCCGCATCCGGCCCCGCATCCTGCACGTCATCGAGCAACTGGCGCCCGGTGGCGCGGCAACGGCGCTGGTCGAAACCGCACGGCATCTCGCCGCCGGCGGCCAGCAGCACCGCGTGCTCTCGCTCGTCCGGCCGGTAGCGGCGGCATCCGATTATGCCGCGCGGGCGGGCCTGGCCGTCGTCGACGGCGGGGAAATCGCGGCGGACGATACGATCGACCGGCTGATCGCGGAGGCCGATATCGTCTGGGTCCATGCCTGGACCAGCCCGGTGCTGGACGCGTTCCTGCGCCGCCCGCACCCGCCCGCACGCTGGCTGATCTGGCTGCACGTCGCTGGCGACAGCGCGCCGCATATGCTCACGCCGTCACTGGCGGCCTTTCCCGATCTGCTGGTGGCGTCCAGCCCCTACACCGCGACGCGGCCAGTCTTTGCGAACGCGCCCGCGCAAACCGCGATCGTCCTGGCGAGCGGCGATCTTGGCGGCTTTTCCGAAGCTCGCGTCACGCCGCCCGGCCCGGACTTCCGCATCGGCTATATCGGCACGCTCGACGCCGCGAAGATGCATCCCGATTTCGTGACGCTCAGCCGCGCCGCGAACCTCCCGCCCGCGCGCTTCGACATTTACGGTCGAGGGGCCGACGGAGCCCGGCTTCGCGCCGAGATCGACGCCAGCCGGGACTTGCGCTTTGGCCTCCGCGGCTGGGCCACCGACGTACCGGCCGCCCTCGCGACAATGGATGCCTTCGGCTATCCGCTCGCGCGCAACAGTCATGCGACGGCCGAACTGGTGTTGCAGGAAGCGATGGCCGCCGGGGTACCGCCGGTCATCCTCGATCACGGTGCTGCGGTGCATCTGGTCGATCACGAGCGCACCGGGCTGATCGCCCGCGACGAAGCCGATTATCCGCGCTGCCTCGAACGACTCGCCGCCGATCCGGCGCTGCGCCGGCGGCTCGGCGAAGCGGCGCGGCATCATGCGCTGAGTTGCTTCGGCGCAGTCCGGGCGGCGCGTGCGTTCGAGCCACTCGTCGCCAGCCTGCTCGCCCGCCCCCGGCAGGCCCGCGTCTGGCCGGATCGGGCAGACACCGGCGCCGACCGTTTCCTCGCCGCGCTCGGCACGGCGGCGGAAGTCTTCGCCGCCAGCCGGAACGGCGAGAACGACGCAGCCGACGCCGCCATCGTCACCGTATCCCCCGCCCTCGCCAGCGCGACTTCCGGCGGGATCCTGCACTGGCGGCGCTGCTATCCCGATGATCCGTGGCTGCGCTTCTGGTCTGGGCTGGTCCATCGCGGTCAGGGGAGGATGGTGCCCGCACTGGGAGAATTGATGCGCGCCCGCGCGCTCGGCATCGCCGCTCCCGGGCTAGACCGGCATATCGCCGAGTGCGTCGAAGCCACGACACGCACGTCGCAAGGGGCTTGA
- a CDS encoding glycosyltransferase, translating into MPVISVVLPVRNGARWIAGALRSVAAQTLPADEIIVIDGQSTDESATIAAGFDRVSVVRQPDLGVAAGLNLGFAEARGDLIAMISCDDLWRPGKLALQADLLRDEALDVVFGQVRFFVDPADPQPPAIRPGLLDGSHPGHLLEVMMIRREIARNIGPFRTDLPVATDVDWFARLAQSGARKAMPSEVLVDKRLHAGGNAADPARTQPELLTALRSAIARKRAARHG; encoded by the coding sequence GTGCCTGTCATTTCCGTAGTGCTGCCGGTCCGCAATGGCGCGCGCTGGATCGCCGGCGCGTTGCGCTCGGTCGCCGCCCAGACGCTGCCGGCCGACGAGATCATCGTGATCGACGGACAATCGACCGACGAAAGCGCCACGATCGCCGCCGGGTTCGACCGCGTCAGCGTGGTCCGGCAACCCGATCTCGGCGTCGCTGCCGGCCTCAATCTGGGGTTCGCCGAAGCGCGTGGCGATCTGATCGCGATGATCTCGTGCGACGATCTGTGGCGGCCCGGCAAGCTCGCGCTTCAGGCCGATCTGCTGCGCGACGAAGCGCTGGACGTCGTTTTCGGTCAGGTCCGCTTCTTCGTCGATCCTGCCGATCCGCAACCGCCCGCCATCCGCCCCGGGCTGCTCGACGGGAGCCATCCGGGGCATCTGCTCGAAGTGATGATGATCCGGCGGGAAATCGCGCGGAATATCGGGCCGTTCCGTACCGATCTGCCGGTCGCCACCGATGTCGACTGGTTCGCCCGCCTCGCCCAATCCGGCGCGCGCAAGGCGATGCCGAGCGAGGTGCTGGTCGACAAACGCCTCCATGCCGGTGGCAATGCCGCCGACCCGGCGCGTACCCAGCCCGAGCTGCTGACCGCGCTGCGGAGCGCCATCGCGCGCAAGCGGGCTGCCCGGCATGGCTGA
- a CDS encoding PqqD family peptide modification chaperone produces the protein MNSRHYVVNAPTVVGEIIDDEAVILNLQTGLYFNTAGSGAEIWAGLGSGASVAALAARLAGRFDIDAATAANAVATFLTTLEGYELVRSEDAPADAPQVVPAARGGEAFAPPVLGTHSDLDDLLRLDPIHDVDQMGWPIASRPA, from the coding sequence GTGAATAGCAGGCATTATGTCGTCAATGCGCCGACGGTCGTGGGCGAGATCATCGACGACGAGGCCGTGATCCTCAACCTCCAGACCGGGCTCTATTTCAACACCGCCGGATCGGGCGCGGAAATCTGGGCCGGGCTCGGTTCGGGCGCGAGCGTCGCGGCGCTGGCTGCCCGGCTCGCCGGCCGGTTCGACATCGATGCCGCAACCGCCGCCAATGCCGTCGCCACCTTCCTGACCACGCTCGAAGGCTATGAACTGGTGCGCAGCGAAGACGCGCCCGCCGATGCGCCGCAGGTCGTCCCGGCCGCGCGCGGCGGCGAAGCCTTCGCCCCGCCCGTGCTCGGCACCCATTCCGACCTCGACGATCTGCTTCGGCTCGATCCGATCCACGATGTCGACCAGATGGGCTGGCCGATCGCCAGCCGCCCCGCCTGA
- a CDS encoding glycosyltransferase family A protein: MPTVSLVVPCFNAAPFLAAALGSALAQTRRPDEIIVVDDGSTDGSAAIAATVDGPIRVLPTANLGIAAARNTGIAASSGAVIAFLDADDLWTPDSLESRLSFWGQRPELDYVFGSVACFGDATGAPIGLPEPGRLAGSLLVRRGAFDAIGLFDTSLRTGETIDWIGRADAAGYRSAGTGTVALRRRVHTSNTTRDSSQLHADYLKILRRNLTRRS; the protein is encoded by the coding sequence ATGCCGACGGTCAGCCTCGTCGTCCCCTGCTTCAACGCCGCGCCGTTCCTGGCCGCCGCGCTGGGATCGGCGCTCGCCCAGACGCGCCGGCCGGACGAGATCATCGTCGTGGATGACGGATCGACCGACGGCAGCGCCGCGATCGCCGCAACCGTCGATGGGCCGATCCGCGTCCTGCCCACCGCCAATCTCGGCATCGCCGCCGCGCGCAATACGGGCATCGCGGCCAGCAGCGGCGCGGTCATCGCCTTTCTCGACGCCGACGATCTGTGGACGCCCGACAGCCTTGAAAGCCGCCTGTCCTTCTGGGGCCAGCGGCCGGAACTCGACTATGTCTTCGGATCGGTCGCCTGCTTCGGCGATGCGACCGGCGCGCCGATCGGCCTGCCCGAGCCGGGGCGCCTTGCCGGCAGCCTGTTGGTGCGGCGCGGGGCATTCGATGCGATCGGCTTGTTCGACACCAGCCTGCGCACCGGGGAGACCATCGACTGGATCGGCCGTGCCGATGCGGCAGGCTATCGCTCGGCCGGCACCGGCACGGTCGCGCTCCGGCGTCGCGTCCATACCAGCAATACCACGCGCGATTCGAGCCAGTTGCACGCGGACTATCTCAAGATCCTGCGGCGCAACCTGACACGGCGGAGCTGA
- a CDS encoding GNAT family N-acetyltransferase, translating to MITLRTGDRAAAFEVPFRVYSAGSPYVSPMRGDLDRILDPARNPLVTEGHGRFELFTAHRDGKPVGRIVASIHDASNMRHGTRRAQFGFFDCGDEPEVARTLLEAAEGWGRERGADEIAGNFNLTAMQMAGVVTGGFDAAPYTDMMWSPPHIARLLDSNGYRPVFDMTTFAYDLEQLDPSVLLGPKQRAILDDPEYEWLGVTRRTFAARMEDARRVLNAGFDRNPMFVPLTPAEFEFQAGEMMWIMDFRLPVIVHHRGEPVGALLCVPDMNPFIRDTRSRLGIATPIHFLRHRLSRSRAVILLYSVDPAHQNRGLNGAMLFRLATALKASGYASVGGTWIADVNGASLRQAEKIGARSLHELAIFGKRLDG from the coding sequence GTGATCACACTTCGCACCGGCGACCGCGCCGCGGCCTTCGAGGTTCCCTTCCGGGTCTATTCGGCCGGCAGCCCCTATGTCTCGCCGATGCGCGGGGACCTCGACCGGATCCTCGATCCGGCGCGAAACCCGCTGGTGACCGAGGGGCATGGCCGGTTCGAGCTCTTCACCGCGCATCGCGACGGCAAACCGGTAGGCCGGATCGTCGCGTCGATCCACGATGCATCGAATATGCGTCACGGCACCCGCCGCGCGCAGTTCGGCTTCTTCGACTGCGGCGACGAACCCGAAGTCGCGCGCACCTTGCTGGAGGCGGCGGAGGGCTGGGGCCGCGAGCGCGGCGCGGACGAGATCGCGGGCAATTTCAACCTGACGGCGATGCAGATGGCGGGGGTGGTGACCGGCGGGTTCGACGCCGCGCCCTATACCGACATGATGTGGTCGCCGCCGCACATCGCGCGCCTGCTCGACTCCAACGGATATCGCCCGGTCTTCGACATGACGACCTTCGCCTATGATCTGGAGCAGCTCGATCCGTCGGTCCTGCTCGGGCCGAAGCAGCGCGCAATCCTCGACGATCCCGAATATGAATGGCTGGGCGTGACGCGCCGGACCTTCGCCGCGCGGATGGAGGATGCCCGGCGCGTGCTCAATGCAGGGTTCGATCGCAACCCGATGTTCGTCCCGCTCACGCCCGCCGAGTTCGAGTTTCAGGCGGGCGAGATGATGTGGATCATGGATTTCCGCCTGCCGGTCATCGTCCATCATCGCGGCGAACCGGTCGGGGCGCTGCTCTGCGTGCCCGACATGAACCCGTTCATTCGCGATACCCGCTCGCGGCTCGGCATCGCGACGCCGATCCACTTCCTGCGCCACCGGCTCAGCCGCTCGCGCGCGGTGATCCTGCTCTATTCGGTCGATCCGGCGCATCAGAATCGTGGACTGAACGGCGCGATGCTGTTCCGGCTGGCGACCGCGCTGAAGGCAAGCGGCTATGCCAGCGTGGGCGGCACCTGGATCGCCGACGTCAACGGCGCGAGCCTGCGCCAGGCGGAGAAGATCGGCGCGCGATCGCTGCACGAACTCGCCATTTTCGGAAAGCGCCTCGATGGTTGA
- a CDS encoding ThiF family adenylyltransferase: protein MFDYAAMTTRNIGFVSEAEQKRLRSTPVFVCGVGGMGGACLMALVRAGVSRLVIADLDDFEVSNFNRQLFATLDTAGRHKAEASRDQCLRINPEAEIEVLGGDWPDHLDRVLETAKIVINGTDDLVASLRLYRAGRAHGATVIDAYAAPLPSVYVTRPGDPTPEERLGYPTRGKAIEAVTDADRAASFLREAEHVMLHSSSRHHIDLALAGEVAAGRRSRMSFAPMVITTGMLMAYEAIRLATGRPGGADCRGWFLNVHKPRVERPLPAPLAALLRPVVRRALRRMTGG, encoded by the coding sequence ATGTTTGATTATGCCGCGATGACGACGCGCAACATCGGGTTCGTCAGCGAAGCCGAGCAGAAACGGTTGCGCAGCACGCCGGTCTTCGTGTGCGGCGTCGGCGGGATGGGCGGCGCGTGCCTGATGGCGCTGGTGCGCGCGGGCGTTTCGCGGCTGGTGATCGCCGATCTCGACGATTTCGAAGTCTCCAACTTCAATCGCCAGCTCTTCGCGACGCTCGATACGGCCGGGCGGCACAAGGCGGAGGCCAGCCGCGACCAGTGCCTGCGGATCAACCCCGAGGCGGAGATCGAAGTCCTGGGCGGCGACTGGCCCGATCATCTCGATCGCGTGCTGGAGACCGCGAAGATCGTGATCAACGGCACCGACGATCTCGTCGCCAGCCTGCGCCTCTATCGCGCGGGCCGCGCGCATGGCGCGACCGTGATCGATGCCTATGCCGCCCCGCTCCCTTCCGTCTATGTGACCCGTCCGGGCGATCCGACGCCCGAGGAGCGGTTGGGCTACCCCACGCGCGGCAAGGCGATCGAGGCGGTGACCGACGCCGATCGCGCCGCGTCCTTCCTGCGCGAGGCCGAGCATGTGATGCTGCACAGCTCGTCGCGGCATCATATCGACCTTGCGCTGGCGGGCGAAGTGGCGGCCGGACGCCGCAGCCGGATGTCGTTCGCGCCGATGGTGATCACCACCGGAATGCTGATGGCCTATGAAGCGATCCGGCTGGCGACCGGACGGCCTGGCGGCGCGGATTGCCGGGGCTGGTTCCTCAATGTCCACAAGCCGCGCGTCGAGCGTCCGCTGCCGGCGCCGCTCGCCGCGCTGCTGCGGCCGGTCGTGAGGCGGGCGCTGCGGCGGATGACGGGCGGATGA